The Brasilonema sennae CENA114 genome includes a region encoding these proteins:
- a CDS encoding MotA/TolQ/ExbB proton channel family protein — MDILDLFKKGGPAMWPLLALSILSLSVIFERLWFWLRILSQEKEIVNRVLDAARVDWMSAADIARLATKQPIGRFLHAPLSLPKSDLESFRLALEATAEDELAGMRRGEKLLETVIALAPLLGLLGTVLGLIQSLRSIRIGDLGTESTAGVTTGIGESLISTATGLIVAIVTLAFYRLFQGIVVNQVKIFRRAGNDMELLYLQSPPDYTKMRSENIIPPVTIIGDSIPDKLNSPRKRGKSKFSETPEPSSESDLSEPKDS; from the coding sequence GTGGATATCCTAGACTTGTTTAAGAAGGGCGGACCAGCAATGTGGCCATTGCTTGCTCTGTCGATTTTATCTTTAAGTGTGATTTTTGAGCGTTTGTGGTTCTGGTTACGAATTTTAAGCCAGGAAAAGGAGATAGTTAATCGTGTTTTGGATGCAGCTCGTGTTGATTGGATGTCGGCTGCTGATATTGCAAGACTTGCAACAAAGCAGCCCATCGGACGGTTTCTCCATGCACCTCTAAGTCTTCCCAAAAGCGATCTAGAAAGTTTCCGACTGGCGTTAGAAGCAACAGCAGAAGATGAATTGGCTGGAATGCGACGCGGCGAAAAACTCCTAGAAACTGTGATTGCTCTTGCACCTTTGTTAGGATTGTTAGGTACGGTTTTAGGGTTAATCCAATCTTTACGCTCTATTCGCATTGGTGATCTAGGAACCGAATCTACAGCCGGAGTTACCACTGGTATTGGAGAATCTTTGATTAGTACGGCAACAGGACTTATTGTTGCGATCGTTACTTTGGCATTCTACCGCTTATTTCAAGGCATAGTCGTTAACCAAGTGAAAATTTTTCGCAGGGCAGGCAATGATATGGAGTTGCTGTATCTCCAGTCTCCACCTGACTACACAAAGATGAGATCTGAAAATATAATACCACCTGTAACAATCATAGGGGATTCCATACCAGATAAGCTCAATTCTCCTCGAAAAAGAGGTAAATCCAAGTTTTCTGAAACACCTGAACCCTCCTCAGAGTCTGATTTGTCGGAACCAAAAGATAGTTAA
- a CDS encoding ExbD/TolR family protein, with amino-acid sequence MKINLQTPVEDVQIQIIPLIDVVFCILTFFLLAALQFTRQEEISINLPKSTTSTPSITNKPNANTLSATAQRQILTLTIDAIGQTYVENDSVKREQIKETFKSHLQQTPNAILALKVSQTATYNDVISMIDLWRQVGGDRISFVTTPSFSNQPTTSPLPSSGSAPAIPSLPNTSPITPINPQTNPNFNLPTIPNPSQINQGVSPVNPGTSPVLPKVPTAPSGQTNPTPKR; translated from the coding sequence ATGAAAATTAACCTACAGACTCCAGTAGAAGACGTCCAAATTCAAATCATTCCCTTAATAGATGTCGTTTTTTGTATATTGACATTTTTTCTTTTGGCAGCTTTGCAATTCACTCGCCAAGAGGAAATTAGTATAAATTTACCGAAATCAACTACCAGTACGCCATCTATTACTAATAAACCTAATGCAAATACACTTAGTGCAACAGCTCAACGGCAAATATTAACTTTGACGATCGATGCTATAGGGCAAACTTACGTAGAGAATGACTCAGTTAAACGGGAACAGATCAAAGAAACTTTTAAGAGCCACCTGCAACAAACTCCCAACGCTATTTTAGCTTTGAAAGTCAGTCAAACTGCGACATACAATGATGTTATATCAATGATAGACTTGTGGCGACAAGTGGGAGGCGATCGCATATCTTTTGTCACAACACCATCTTTCTCTAATCAACCGACAACTTCGCCTCTACCCTCGTCTGGTTCTGCGCCAGCAATACCATCTCTACCCAACACTTCACCCATCACTCCCATCAATCCACAAACTAACCCCAACTTCAATCTTCCCACAATACCCAATCCATCTCAAATTAACCAAGGTGTAAGCCCAGTTAATCCAGGAACTTCTCCTGTATTACCTAAAGTACCAACAGCGCCTTCCGGACAAACCAATCCTACTCCGAAAAGGTAA
- the psb29 gene encoding photosystem II biogenesis protein Psp29 — translation MNNLRTVSDTKRTFYNLHTRPINTIYRRVVEELMVEMHLLSVNVDYSYDPIYALGVITAFDRFMEGYQPERDKESIFNALLRSVEEDPQRYKHDAQRLQALATSISASELTAWLSQQTPLNRDADFQGSLQAIANNPKFKYSRLFAIGLFSLLEYSEPELVKDEKKRNEALKTIANGLKISDDKLNKDLEIYYSNIEKMSQALTTMSDMVLADRKKREQRAQQSNTKVAPPKANE, via the coding sequence GTGAATAACCTCCGTACCGTATCTGATACTAAGCGAACTTTCTACAACCTTCATACCCGTCCGATAAACACTATTTATCGTCGGGTTGTGGAAGAATTAATGGTGGAAATGCACCTACTGTCAGTAAATGTTGATTATAGCTACGATCCTATTTATGCCTTGGGCGTCATCACTGCTTTTGACCGCTTCATGGAAGGCTATCAGCCAGAACGGGATAAGGAGTCTATTTTTAATGCGCTCCTTCGATCTGTAGAAGAAGATCCACAACGCTACAAACATGATGCTCAACGTTTACAAGCATTGGCGACAAGCATAAGCGCTTCAGAACTCACTGCGTGGTTAAGCCAACAAACTCCTCTCAATCGAGATGCTGACTTTCAAGGCTCTTTACAAGCAATAGCGAACAATCCAAAATTTAAATACAGCCGCTTGTTCGCGATCGGTTTATTCTCTTTATTAGAATACTCAGAGCCAGAGTTAGTGAAGGACGAAAAGAAACGCAACGAAGCACTAAAAACAATAGCCAATGGCTTGAAGATCTCTGATGACAAACTCAACAAAGATTTAGAGATTTATTATTCTAATATAGAGAAGATGTCACAAGCTTTGACAACGATGTCAGATATGGTTTTAGCCGACCGAAAAAAGCGGGAACAGCGTGCTCAACAATCAAATACCAAAGTCGCTCCGCCAAAAGCTAACGAATAG
- a CDS encoding chromophore lyase CpcT/CpeT — MTFPAQLLTVANYLSGEFDNREQAVAEPAWYVHLRLWHRLVPLFSEDSVTIFAEQANIVNLERPYRQRIMRILQGSEPDVALKIQYYMIKDPSTLIGAGQNPALLNTLTPNHLELLPGCVLNLTQQLLAPNSYKFNATPPPDTPCCFSVGGNIVQVSLGFEVTDDKFLSYDKGIDPTTGKATWGALLGPYCYTKREQY, encoded by the coding sequence ATGACTTTTCCAGCACAACTACTTACCGTAGCTAATTATCTCTCTGGTGAATTTGATAATCGAGAACAAGCTGTTGCAGAGCCGGCTTGGTACGTTCACCTTCGTCTGTGGCACAGACTTGTCCCTCTTTTTTCAGAAGACAGCGTTACCATATTTGCTGAACAAGCCAATATTGTCAACCTAGAGCGACCCTACCGCCAGCGCATTATGCGGATTTTGCAAGGAAGTGAGCCTGATGTAGCTCTAAAAATCCAGTACTATATGATCAAAGACCCAAGTACTTTGATTGGTGCTGGTCAAAATCCTGCTTTACTCAACACATTGACACCCAATCATTTAGAGTTACTACCGGGCTGTGTGCTTAACCTTACCCAGCAGTTATTAGCCCCCAATAGTTATAAGTTCAACGCTACCCCACCTCCAGACACTCCTTGCTGCTTTAGTGTCGGTGGTAATATCGTGCAAGTTTCCTTAGGCTTTGAGGTCACTGATGATAAATTTCTCAGCTACGACAAAGGAATTGATCCCACCACTGGAAAAGCCACTTGGGGAGCACTTTTAGGTCCCTACTGCTATACAAAGAGAGAACAGTACTGA
- a CDS encoding STAS domain-containing protein has translation MYYIDQKTYTTQEGKTVTVLTPTGRLDITTAWQFRLKLQECISKLSRHLVVNLGQINFIDSSGLTSLVAGMRDADKVKGSFRICNVHPEAKLVFEVTMMDTVFEIFETEQEALESESDSIAS, from the coding sequence ATATATTACATAGATCAAAAAACTTATACTACCCAAGAGGGGAAAACTGTTACCGTTTTAACACCGACTGGTCGCTTGGATATTACTACTGCTTGGCAATTTCGTCTGAAGTTGCAAGAGTGTATTTCTAAACTCAGTCGTCATCTTGTAGTGAATCTCGGTCAAATCAATTTCATAGATAGTTCCGGTCTGACCTCTTTAGTCGCTGGAATGCGCGATGCTGATAAAGTTAAGGGCAGTTTTCGCATTTGTAATGTACATCCAGAAGCAAAATTGGTGTTTGAAGTCACCATGATGGATACAGTTTTTGAAATATTTGAAACAGAACAGGAGGCTTTAGAAAGTGAATCTGATAGTATTGCTAGCTAA
- the hemF gene encoding oxygen-dependent coproporphyrinogen oxidase: protein MVINSQTPTMRAESTQTLPTDAKARVSQFMKQLQDKITQTLAELDGVGKFQEDTWERPEGGGGRSRILREGAIFEQAGVGFSEVWGSHLPPSILAQRPEAAGHGFYATGTSMVLHPRSPYVPTVHLNYRYFEAGPVWWFGGGVDLTPYYPFAEDAVHFHKTLKQACDAHHPEYYPVFKRWCDEYFYLKHRGETRGVGGLFFDYQEGRGSLYRGPENDGPAASYSNQVGTLEPRSWEELFAFAQECGYAFLPAYVPIVEKRHKMEYGDRERNFQLYRRGRYVEFNLVYDRGTIFGLQTNGRTESILMSLPPLVRWEYGYQPEPNSPEAELYEIFLKPQDWVNWIPSSPKS from the coding sequence ATGGTCATCAACTCCCAAACTCCAACAATGCGGGCAGAATCTACTCAAACTCTACCAACTGACGCCAAAGCCAGAGTTAGTCAGTTCATGAAACAATTGCAAGATAAAATCACTCAAACGTTGGCAGAACTGGATGGTGTAGGGAAATTTCAAGAAGATACGTGGGAACGCCCAGAAGGAGGCGGAGGGCGATCGCGCATTCTACGTGAGGGTGCAATATTTGAGCAAGCTGGGGTCGGTTTTTCGGAAGTTTGGGGTTCTCATCTACCACCTTCAATTTTAGCCCAGCGCCCAGAGGCAGCAGGGCACGGTTTTTATGCCACAGGCACCTCAATGGTGTTACATCCACGTAGTCCGTATGTACCAACTGTTCACCTCAATTATCGCTACTTTGAGGCCGGTCCAGTGTGGTGGTTCGGTGGCGGTGTAGATTTAACGCCTTATTACCCCTTTGCCGAAGATGCAGTCCATTTCCATAAAACACTAAAGCAAGCGTGTGATGCTCATCACCCAGAATATTACCCGGTGTTTAAGCGCTGGTGTGATGAATACTTCTACTTAAAACACCGTGGAGAAACGCGGGGTGTTGGCGGACTGTTTTTTGATTACCAAGAAGGTCGGGGTTCCTTGTATCGCGGTCCTGAGAATGATGGTCCTGCAGCTAGTTACAGTAACCAAGTCGGTACACTAGAACCACGCAGTTGGGAAGAACTGTTTGCTTTTGCACAAGAATGTGGTTACGCCTTTTTACCAGCTTATGTACCAATTGTTGAAAAGCGACACAAAATGGAATATGGCGATCGCGAACGAAATTTTCAACTGTATCGCCGGGGAAGGTATGTAGAATTCAACTTGGTGTATGACCGAGGGACGATTTTTGGATTGCAAACCAACGGACGCACTGAGTCAATTCTGATGTCTCTACCACCCTTGGTCCGCTGGGAATACGGTTATCAACCTGAACCAAACTCTCCTGAAGCCGAGTTGTACGAAATCTTCCTCAAACCTCAAGACTGGGTAAACTGGATACCGAGTAGTCCGAAATCATGA
- a CDS encoding SRPBCC family protein, which translates to MGSWLSKFVQRKRRRFCLSLVRTYQEISSASVDELWQKVVDIADVSWHPLFKSTNVPYGLVPKPGLIYQAVTRLSPIPIRIFVERVNPRELLSVRVLAIPGVEERVTYKVESTVCGTCLSYSVTLRGWLSPLIWSFSRPYADRVARALVQAVEEATLQAVSRKRKSLKDGCFDC; encoded by the coding sequence ATGGGATCTTGGTTATCCAAATTCGTCCAGCGCAAACGTCGTCGGTTTTGCCTTTCTCTAGTGCGGACTTACCAAGAAATCAGTTCTGCTTCTGTGGATGAACTTTGGCAAAAAGTGGTTGATATAGCAGATGTTTCTTGGCATCCATTATTCAAAAGCACTAACGTTCCATATGGATTAGTACCCAAACCTGGACTCATCTATCAAGCGGTTACACGCTTGTCGCCAATTCCGATTCGCATTTTTGTAGAACGCGTCAATCCTAGGGAATTACTGAGTGTCAGAGTACTAGCAATTCCAGGTGTAGAAGAACGGGTGACTTATAAAGTAGAATCTACAGTCTGTGGCACTTGTTTGTCATATTCTGTAACGTTACGTGGTTGGTTGTCGCCCTTAATCTGGTCTTTTTCTCGTCCTTACGCAGATCGCGTAGCACGAGCCTTAGTCCAAGCAGTTGAGGAAGCAACATTACAAGCGGTATCCAGAAAACGAAAATCTCTCAAAGATGGTTGTTTTGATTGTTAG
- a CDS encoding Mrp/NBP35 family ATP-binding protein, with protein MYDVLDTRSVLKVLQPVQDPELRKSLVDLNMIRNVKIEGGKVSFTLVLTTPACPLREFIVEDCQKAVKQLPGVKEVSVEVTAETPQQKTLSDRTGIAGVKNIIAVSSGKGGVGKSTVAVNVAVALAQTGAKVGLLDADIYGPNDPTMLGLGEAEMVVRSTDKGEILEPAFNYGVKLVSMGFLIDRDQPVIWRGPMLNGVIRQFLYQVEWGEIDYLIVDMPPGTGDAQLTLAQAVPMVGAVIVTTPQNVALLDSRKGLRMFQQMNVPIIGIVENMSYFIPPDMPDKQYDIFGSGGGSKTAAELGVPLLGCVPLEISTRIGGDKGVPVVVAEPESPSAQALKAIALTIAGKVSVAALT; from the coding sequence ATGTATGATGTCCTTGATACTCGTTCAGTCCTAAAAGTGTTGCAACCAGTGCAAGACCCAGAACTTCGCAAAAGTCTGGTAGATCTGAACATGATTCGCAACGTCAAAATTGAGGGAGGCAAGGTTAGCTTTACCTTAGTGTTGACAACACCTGCCTGTCCTTTGCGTGAATTTATTGTGGAAGATTGCCAAAAAGCCGTGAAACAGCTTCCAGGAGTCAAAGAGGTATCTGTGGAAGTAACAGCCGAAACACCGCAACAGAAAACTTTAAGCGATCGCACTGGTATTGCTGGAGTTAAGAATATCATTGCAGTTTCCAGTGGCAAAGGAGGCGTTGGCAAAAGTACGGTTGCTGTAAATGTCGCAGTTGCTTTGGCTCAAACAGGGGCGAAGGTTGGTTTACTAGATGCTGATATCTATGGTCCTAACGATCCCACTATGCTAGGACTGGGTGAAGCCGAGATGGTAGTGCGTTCAACAGACAAAGGCGAAATTCTGGAACCTGCTTTCAATTACGGCGTCAAATTAGTCTCAATGGGGTTTTTAATCGACCGGGATCAGCCAGTCATTTGGCGTGGACCAATGCTTAATGGAGTGATTCGCCAGTTTCTCTACCAAGTGGAATGGGGAGAAATAGACTATCTGATTGTGGATATGCCACCTGGAACAGGCGATGCTCAACTCACGTTAGCGCAAGCAGTGCCAATGGTGGGAGCAGTTATTGTTACCACACCCCAAAATGTAGCACTGCTGGATTCTCGAAAGGGCTTGCGAATGTTCCAGCAGATGAATGTGCCCATCATAGGAATAGTAGAAAATATGAGCTATTTTATTCCACCAGATATGCCAGATAAGCAGTATGACATTTTTGGTTCCGGCGGTGGTTCCAAGACAGCCGCTGAGTTAGGAGTGCCATTGCTGGGGTGCGTACCACTGGAGATTTCTACTAGAATTGGTGGTGACAAAGGTGTACCAGTGGTTGTTGCTGAACCAGAATCGCCTAGTGCCCAAGCATTAAAGGCGATCGCCCTGACAATTGCTGGCAAAGTATCAGTTGCTGCTTTGACATAA